A window of the Penaeus vannamei isolate JL-2024 chromosome 19, ASM4276789v1, whole genome shotgun sequence genome harbors these coding sequences:
- the LOC138864925 gene encoding uncharacterized protein produces MRWAGRKRFGQAYKTREKLLVTWSSCFELAEMKSVLPLAACLLFVSSNGQGHGNPRQGPGSSHPLAAARTSPPEAGPVGCARRTGQGCVKSLVSTMECVHGTYVDTCNECQCATKPNENYPLSPSPTAASAGPVGCGRRKGQGCAKSIVSGMVCAHGTYVDTCNECQSAKKPNYPLSPSPPAASAGPVGCGRRKGQGCAKSIVSGMVCAHGTYVDTCNECQSAKKPNADFSLSRTGQILGYLLQGPGSSQPLMAASPLPPAASEGPVGCGGTIGQGCEQSIVGGMNCAYGTYMDMCNRCHCAKGPNEICGGAWGEHGLCTANLFCFVENVILLVGRCRLYIYG; encoded by the exons ATGAGGTGGGCGGGTCGAAAGAGATTCGGTCAGGCTTATAAAACCCGAGAGAAGCTCTTAGTCACTTGGTCTTCCTGCTTCGAACTCGCCGAGATGAAGAGCGTCCTCCCCCTCGCCGCGTGCCTCCTCTTCGTCAGCAG TAACGGACAGGGACATGGAAATCCTCGGCAAGGACCTGGATCCTCACACCCTCTGGCGGCCGCGAGAACCTCTCCTCCTGAAGCAGGGCCAGTGGGATGCGCCCGGAGGACAGGCCAGGGATGCGTGAAGAGCTTAGTCAGCACCATGGAATGCGTCCATGGAACCTATGTGGACACGTGCAACGAGTGTCAGTGTGCCACA AAACCGAACGAgaactaccccctctcccctagtcCAACTGCGGCCTCTGCAGGGCCTGTGGGATGCGGCCGCAGGAAGGGCCAAGGATGCGCAAAGAGCATCGTCAGCGGCATGGTCTGCGCCCACGGAACTTATGTGGACACGTGCAACGAGTGCCAGAGTgccaag AAACCgaactaccccctctcccctagtcCACCTGCGGCCTCTGCAGGGCCTGTGGGATGCGGCCGCAGGAAGGGCCAAGGATGCGCAAAGAGCATCGTCAGCGGCATGGTCTGCGCCCACGGAACTTATGTGGACACGTGCAACGAGTGCCAGAGTGccaag AAACCGAACGCAGACTTTTCCCTCTCCCGTACTGGGCAGATTCTTGGGTATCTTTTGCAAGGACCCGGTTCCTCGCAGCCTCTGATGGCCGCGAGTCCCCTTCCTCCTGCAGCCTCCGAAGGGCCTGTAGGATGCGGCGGGACGATAGGCCAAGGATGCGAGCAGAGCATCGTCGGCGGGATGAACTGCGCCTACGGAACATACATGGATATGTGCAACAGGTGCCACTGTGCCAAG gGGCCGAACGAGATCTGCGGAGGAGCATGGGGAGAACACGGCTTATGCACCGCAAACCTTTTCTGCTTCGTCGAAAACGTGATTCTCTTAGTTGGTAGATGCAGACTCTACATCTATGGCTAA
- the LOC138864926 gene encoding uncharacterized protein produces the protein MLEEEKQEAQKQGEGKKEVQKLGEGKQEAQKLGDGREKAQKLGEGKQEAQKLEEGKEEVQKLGEEEQEAQKLGEGKEEAQKLGEEKQKAQKLREENQEAQKLGEGKEEAKKLGEGEEEAQKLGEEEQEAQKLGEEKQKAQKLREEEQEAQKLGEGKEEERKSKRHISYEREKEAQKLGEEKQKAQKLRDENQEAQKLGERKEEAKKKVREENQEAQKLGEGKEEANKLGEEEQEALELGEEKQKAQKLREEEQEAQKLGEGNEEKLEEEKQEAQKLEEEKQEAQKLEEVKQKA, from the exons ATGctagaagaggaaaagcaagaggcacagaagcaaggagagggaaagaaagaggtacaGAAGCttggagagggaaagcaagaggcgCAGAAGCTGGGAGACGGAAGGGaaaaggcacagaagctaggagagggaaaacaagaggcacagaagctagaagagggaaaggaagag gtacagaagctaggagaggaagagcaagaggcacagaagctaggagagggaaaggaagaagcacagaagctaggagaggaaaagcaaaaggcACAGAAGCTAAGAGAGGAAAatcaagaggcacagaagctaggagagggaaaggaagaggcaaagaagctaggagagggtgaggaagaggcacagaagctaggagaggaagagcaagaggcacagaagctaggagaggaaaagcaaaaggcACAGAAGctaagagaggaagagcaagaggcacagaagctaggagagggaaaggaagag gagaggaagagcaagagacacATAAGCtacgagagggaaaaagaggcacagaagctaggagaggaaaagcaaaaggcACAGAAGCTAAGAGACGAAAatcaagaggcacagaagctaggagagcgaaaggaagaggcaaagaag aaggtaagagaggaaaatcaagaggcacagaagctaggagagggaaaggaagaggcaaataagctaggagaggaagagcaagaggcactggagctaggagaggaaaagcaaaaggcACAGAAGctaagagaggaagagcaagaggcacagaagctaggagagggaaatgaagag aagctagaagaggaaaagcaagaggcacagaagctagaagaggaaaagcaagaggcacagaagctagaagAGGTAAAGCAAAAGGCATAG
- the LOC138864927 gene encoding golgin subfamily A member 6-like protein 24, which produces MDEEEFVEEPEKDDEEEFVEEPEKDDEEEFVKEPENDDEKEFVEEPEKDDEDELVKEPEKDDGEEFVEEPEREEEEFVEKPEREEEEFVEEPPKGKRRNSGTEARRGKKEAQKLGEEKQKAQKLREEKQEAQKLGEGNEEAQKLGEKNQEAQNVGEGKEEAQKLGDEKQKGKEEAQKLGEGKEKAQKLGEGKEEAQKLGEEKEKVQKLEEEKQEGQKLEEEKQEAQKLEEGKQEQQKQNEEKQEVQNLEEEKQKAQKLEEENQEAQKLGEGKKEAQELGEERQEAKKLGEEKEEAQKLEEEKQEAKMLEEEKQEAQKLGEGKKGAHKQKEEKEEVQNLEEEKQKAQKLEEENQEAQKLGEGKKEAQELGEERQEAQKLGEKKEEAQKLGEEKQKAQNLEEEKQEAQKLGEGKEEAQKLGEGKKEAQKLGEEKQEAQKLEEGKEEAQKLGEGKKEA; this is translated from the exons gaaaaggacgatgaagaggaattcgtcgaagagcccgaaaaggacgaTGAAGAGGAATTCGTCAAAGAGCCCGAAAACGACGACGAAaaggaattcgtcgaagagcccgaaaaggacgaCGAAGACGAACTCGTcaaagagcccgaaaaggacgacggagaggaattcgtcgaagagcccgaaagggaagaggaggaattcgtcgaaaagcccgagagggaagaggaggaattcgtcgaagagcccccgaaagggaagaggaggaattc aggcacagaagctaggagaggaaaaaaagaggcacagaagctaggagaggaaaagcaaaaggcACAGAAGCtaagagaggaaaagcaagaggcacagaagctaggagagggaaatgaagaggcacagaagctaggagagaaaAATCAAGAGGCACAGAacgtaggagagggaaaggaagaggcacagaagctaggagacgAAAAGCAAAAG ggaaaggaagaggcacagaagctaggagagggaaaagaaaaggcacAGAagttaggagagggaaaggaagaggcacagaagctaggagaggaaaaggaaaaggtacaGAAGctagaagaggaaaagcaagagggacAGAAGctagaagaggaaaagcaagaggcacagaagctagaagagggaaagcaagagcaACAGAAGCAAAATGAGGAAAAGCAAGAGGTACAGAATctagaagaggaaaagcaaaaagCACAGAAGCTAGAAGAGGAAAaccaagaggcacagaagctaggagagggaaagaaagaggcacaggagctaggagaggaaaggcaagag gcaaagaagctaggagaggaaaaagaagaggcacagaagctagaagaagaaaagcaagaggcaaAGATGctagaagaggaaaagcaagaggcacagaagctaggagagggaaagaaaggggcacataagcaaaaagaggaaaaggaagaggtacaGAATctagaagaggaaaagcaaaaagCACAGAAGCTAGAAGAGGAAAaccaagaggcacagaagctaggagagggaaagaaagaggcacaggagctaggagaggaaaggcaagag gcacagaagcttggagagaaaaaggaagaggcacagaagctaggagaggaaaagcaaaaggcACAGAATctagaagaggaaaagcaagaggcacagaagctaggagagggaaaggaagaggcacagaagctaggcgagggaaagaaagaggcacagaagctaggagaggaaaagcaagaggcgcAGAagctggaagagggaaaggaagaggcacagaagctaggagagggaaagaaagaggcgtag